Proteins encoded by one window of Desulfovibrio ferrophilus:
- a CDS encoding YraN family protein — protein sequence MPPRHLVLGRLGEDAAAAFLRKKGYKVRDRNWRGTRGELDLICEKDGEIVFVEVKTRTPGPMNKPYQGLTANKQSVLMRTVSEYLSRGDLWDRPCRLDLVGVEIENDDSPVIEHIENACSLTPQGGNWQPW from the coding sequence ATGCCTCCCCGGCATTTAGTGCTTGGCCGTCTGGGCGAAGACGCGGCTGCTGCATTCCTGCGCAAAAAGGGCTACAAGGTTCGTGATCGTAATTGGCGAGGCACGCGCGGCGAGTTGGACCTGATCTGCGAAAAGGATGGCGAGATTGTGTTTGTGGAGGTCAAGACCAGAACCCCTGGCCCCATGAACAAGCCTTATCAGGGGCTGACCGCCAACAAGCAGAGCGTGCTGATGCGTACGGTTTCAGAATATCTGAGCAGAGGTGATTTGTGGGATCGCCCTTGTCGTTTGGATCTGGTGGGGGTCGAGATCGAGAATGACGATTCGCCTGTCATCGAGCATATTGAAAATGCCTGTTCACTGACGCCGCAAGGCGGCAATTGGCAGCCCTGGTAA
- a CDS encoding ribonuclease HII produces the protein MPLMETTELAGESFPRPFAGLDEAGRGCLAGPVVAAAVILPPEYDLPGLTDSKKLTEKHRLELEPLIKAQAIAWGIGVIWPLEIDRTDILRSSLKAMCLAVDCMKIHPVFLVVDGNQKVPSSIPQATVVRGDSKVPEISAASVLAKTLRDRVMIKLDRKYPGYAFAGHKGYGSKAHMQAIRELGPCRMHRMTFRGVKPEKPSREQALCLPGI, from the coding sequence ATGCCGCTTATGGAAACGACAGAATTGGCCGGGGAATCTTTTCCCCGGCCTTTTGCCGGTTTGGATGAAGCCGGGCGGGGATGCCTCGCCGGGCCTGTTGTTGCTGCCGCCGTTATCCTACCTCCCGAGTATGACCTCCCCGGTCTGACCGATTCCAAGAAACTCACCGAGAAGCATCGTCTTGAGCTGGAGCCGCTCATCAAGGCCCAGGCGATTGCCTGGGGCATTGGTGTGATTTGGCCCCTTGAGATCGATCGAACGGATATCCTGCGCTCCAGCTTGAAGGCCATGTGCCTTGCTGTGGACTGCATGAAGATTCACCCCGTGTTTTTGGTCGTGGATGGCAACCAGAAGGTGCCGTCGAGCATCCCCCAGGCCACAGTGGTCCGGGGGGACTCCAAGGTGCCCGAAATCTCGGCGGCTTCCGTGCTGGCCAAGACCCTGCGTGATCGGGTCATGATCAAGCTGGATCGGAAATATCCGGGCTACGCGTTTGCCGGTCACAAGGGGTACGGTTCCAAGGCCCATATGCAGGCCATACGTGAACTTGGTCCCTGTCGCATGCACCGCATGACCTTCCGGGGGGTAAAGCCCGAGAAGCCATCCAGGGAGCAGGCGCTATGCCTCCCCGGCATTTAG
- the rplS gene encoding 50S ribosomal protein L19: MDIIKQIENEQLRIDLPQFKAGDTVKVHTRILEGGKERIQMFQGAVLRVRRGTTNATFTVRKVSDGVGVERIFPLHSPYLERVEVVSEGKVRRSRIYYLRQRKGKAARIKTKNLWD, translated from the coding sequence ATGGATATCATCAAGCAAATCGAAAACGAACAGCTTCGCATCGACCTGCCTCAGTTCAAGGCTGGCGACACCGTCAAAGTGCACACCCGCATCCTCGAGGGCGGCAAGGAACGCATCCAGATGTTCCAGGGCGCCGTGCTGCGTGTCCGCCGCGGTACCACCAACGCCACCTTCACGGTGCGTAAGGTGTCCGACGGTGTTGGTGTTGAGCGTATTTTCCCCCTGCACAGCCCCTACCTGGAGCGTGTTGAAGTGGTGAGCGAGGGCAAAGTCCGCCGTTCCCGCATCTACTACCTGCGCCAGCGTAAGGGCAAGGCCGCGCGTATCAAGACCAAGAACCTGTGGGATTAA